In Pseudomonas sp. ADAK18, a single window of DNA contains:
- a CDS encoding ATP-binding protein, translated as MIAIPRPLRLTLYTLLIVAGAVLAAGLAMRHAERQTLVDDAARANQQLGLYGNSLHTLIERYRALPAVLALDSEMISALKGPLDAATQDLLNHKLERINGAAQSSTLELMDRTGLAVAASNWNLPSSYVGHNYAFRPYFSQTLSQGTGRFYAVGVTTGIPGYFLSSAVLDEHQQFLGAMVVKLEFPELEREWAQGNDLLLVSDARGIVFIANQPGWRYRALRPLSDSDHAELKATRQYDKKQLLPLDTQALQRFDDNSHLMRVDGPEGRTDYLWESLPLKAEGWTLHLLRKPQLAAEEQRNAGLAAAGLWLTLVFLLLFLSQRWRLARLRQRSREELEQLVEERTRDLRTAQDGLVQSAKLAALGQMSAALAHEINQPLTAQRMQLATLRLLLDHGRVDDAYKALTPLDDMLTRMAALTGHLKTFARKSPSGLRERLDLATVVDQSLHLLDARLRDESIGAVLDLTRPAWVRGDAIRLEQVLINLLRNALDAMADKPRKRLEIRLHTDQQLWRLTVSDSGGGIAEDHLSNVFDPFFTTKPVGDGLGLGLAVSYAIVHELGGRLSAANQGDGAIFTLTLPIALETPDLC; from the coding sequence ATGATCGCGATTCCCCGCCCATTGCGTTTGACCCTCTACACCCTGCTGATCGTCGCCGGCGCCGTGCTCGCTGCCGGCCTGGCGATGCGTCACGCTGAACGCCAGACCCTGGTAGACGATGCCGCCCGCGCCAATCAACAACTTGGGCTGTACGGCAACTCCCTGCATACCCTGATCGAACGCTACCGCGCCCTGCCCGCCGTGCTGGCCCTGGACTCGGAAATGATCAGCGCCTTGAAGGGCCCGTTGGACGCCGCGACGCAGGACCTGCTCAACCACAAACTGGAACGCATCAACGGCGCAGCCCAGTCTTCAACCCTGGAATTGATGGATCGCACCGGCCTGGCCGTGGCCGCCAGCAACTGGAACTTGCCCAGCAGTTATGTCGGACACAACTACGCGTTTCGCCCGTATTTCAGCCAAACCCTGAGCCAGGGCACGGGGCGCTTTTACGCCGTGGGGGTGACCACCGGCATTCCGGGTTATTTCCTCTCAAGCGCGGTCCTGGATGAACACCAGCAGTTCCTCGGCGCCATGGTGGTCAAGCTGGAGTTTCCGGAGCTGGAGCGCGAGTGGGCTCAGGGCAACGATCTGCTACTGGTCAGCGATGCGCGAGGCATTGTGTTTATCGCCAATCAGCCGGGCTGGCGCTATCGCGCCTTGCGTCCGCTGTCGGACAGTGACCACGCCGAACTCAAGGCTACCCGGCAATACGACAAGAAGCAGCTGCTGCCCCTGGACACCCAGGCCTTGCAGCGCTTTGACGACAACAGCCACCTGATGCGCGTCGATGGCCCCGAGGGCCGCACCGACTACCTCTGGGAATCCCTGCCGCTGAAAGCGGAAGGCTGGACCCTGCATCTGTTACGCAAGCCGCAACTGGCAGCCGAGGAACAGCGCAATGCGGGCCTCGCCGCCGCTGGGCTGTGGCTGACGCTGGTGTTCCTATTGCTGTTTCTGAGCCAGCGCTGGCGCCTGGCCCGCTTGCGCCAGCGCAGCCGGGAAGAACTTGAGCAACTGGTAGAAGAACGTACCCGCGACCTGCGCACCGCCCAGGATGGCCTGGTGCAGTCGGCCAAGCTGGCAGCGCTGGGCCAGATGTCCGCGGCCCTGGCCCATGAGATCAACCAACCGCTGACCGCCCAGCGCATGCAACTGGCGACGCTGCGGCTACTACTGGATCACGGCCGCGTGGATGACGCCTACAAGGCGCTGACACCGCTGGACGACATGCTCACCCGCATGGCCGCCCTCACCGGCCACCTCAAGACCTTTGCCCGCAAAAGCCCCAGCGGGCTGCGCGAACGTCTGGACCTGGCAACGGTGGTGGATCAGTCGCTGCATTTGCTCGACGCTCGCCTGCGGGACGAATCCATCGGCGCAGTGCTGGACCTGACCCGCCCAGCCTGGGTGCGCGGCGATGCGATCCGTCTGGAACAGGTGCTGATCAACCTACTGCGCAATGCCCTGGACGCCATGGCCGACAAACCGCGCAAACGCCTGGAAATTCGCCTGCACACGGATCAACAACTGTGGCGCCTGACCGTCAGCGACAGCGGCGGTGGCATTGCCGAAGATCATCTCAGCAACGTGTTTGACCCATTCTTCACCACTAAACCGGTGGGTGACGGGCTCGGCCTGGGGCTCGCGGTGTCCTACGCTATCGTCCACGAACTGGGCGGCCGCCTGAGCGCCGCCAACCAGGGTGACGGCGCGATCTTCACCCTCACCCTGCCCATCGCCCTGGAGACGCCAGACCTATGTTGA
- a CDS encoding sigma-54 dependent transcriptional regulator, whose product MLNAVIVVDDEASIRTAVEQWLSLAGFEVQLFSRAEECLQQLPRDFPGVILSDVRMPGLSGLELLAEVQRRDTDLPVILLTGHGDVPMAVEAMRDGAYDFLEKPFSPEALLSSLRRALDKRGLVLENRRLHQQADHRAKLDASLLGVSRSLQNLRRQVLDLATLPVNVLIRGETGSGKELVARCLHDFGPRAKKPFVALNCAAIPEQLFEAELFGHESGAFTGAQGKRIGKLEYADGGTLFLDEIESMPLAQQVKLLRVLQEQKLERLGSNQSIKVDLRIIAATKPDLLDEARAGRFREDLAYRLNVAQLRLPPLRERREDIPLLFEHFAQSAAERLGRSFAPLSGPQLGRLLSHDWPGNVRELANVAERQVLGLGEPEPEGIEAGQSLAAQQEAFEAHCLKAALTRHKGDIKAVLAELQLPRRTFNEKMQRHGLARETFL is encoded by the coding sequence ATGTTGAACGCGGTGATTGTGGTCGATGACGAAGCCAGCATCCGCACGGCCGTTGAGCAATGGCTGAGCCTGGCGGGCTTCGAAGTGCAGCTGTTCAGCCGTGCCGAGGAATGCCTGCAGCAGTTGCCCAGGGATTTCCCCGGGGTAATCCTCAGCGATGTGCGTATGCCGGGGCTCAGTGGCCTGGAGTTATTGGCTGAGGTACAACGGCGCGATACCGACCTGCCGGTGATCCTGCTCACCGGCCACGGTGATGTGCCGATGGCGGTGGAGGCCATGCGCGACGGCGCCTACGATTTCCTGGAAAAACCCTTCAGCCCCGAGGCCCTGCTCAGCAGCCTGCGCCGAGCGCTGGACAAGCGCGGGTTGGTCCTGGAAAACCGTCGCCTGCATCAACAGGCTGATCACCGGGCCAAGTTGGACGCAAGCCTGCTCGGCGTCTCCCGCAGCTTGCAGAACCTGCGTCGGCAAGTGCTGGACCTGGCGACCCTGCCGGTCAATGTGTTGATCCGTGGCGAGACCGGCAGCGGTAAAGAACTGGTTGCCCGTTGCCTGCATGATTTCGGGCCCCGGGCGAAGAAGCCGTTTGTGGCATTGAACTGCGCGGCGATTCCAGAGCAGTTGTTCGAAGCCGAGCTGTTCGGCCATGAAAGCGGCGCCTTCACCGGCGCCCAGGGCAAGCGTATTGGCAAACTGGAATATGCCGATGGCGGGACACTGTTTCTCGATGAAATCGAAAGCATGCCCTTGGCCCAGCAGGTGAAGTTGCTGCGGGTGTTGCAAGAGCAGAAGCTCGAACGCCTAGGTTCCAACCAGAGCATCAAAGTGGATTTGCGGATCATTGCCGCGACCAAGCCGGACCTCCTGGACGAAGCACGAGCCGGGCGCTTTCGCGAGGACTTGGCGTATCGGCTGAACGTCGCGCAGTTGCGCCTGCCGCCGTTGCGCGAGCGTCGGGAAGATATTCCGCTGCTGTTCGAACACTTCGCACAAAGTGCCGCCGAGCGTCTGGGCCGCAGCTTTGCGCCACTGAGTGGGCCACAGTTGGGGCGACTGCTCAGCCATGACTGGCCGGGCAATGTGCGTGAGTTGGCCAACGTCGCCGAGCGCCAAGTGTTGGGGCTTGGTGAACCAGAGCCGGAAGGAATCGAGGCTGGGCAATCGCTGGCGGCGCAACAGGAAGCCTTTGAAGCTCACTGCCTGAAAGCGGCACTGACCCGACACAAAGGCGATATCAAGGCGGTGCTGGCGGAGTTGCAACTGCCACGGCGTACCTTTAATGAAAAGATGCAGCGGCACGGGTTGGCGCGGGAGACGTTTCTCTAG
- a CDS encoding MFS transporter — protein MDNSNSLPLGSAAAPAKERTTSSRIKSIFSGSVGNMVEWYDWYVYAAFSLYFAKAFFPKGDTTAQLLNTAAIFAVGFLMRPIGGWLMGLYADRKGRKAALMASVLLMCFGSLIIALTPGYETIGVGAPILLVFARLLQGLSVGGEYGTSATYLSEMATKERRGFFSSFQYVTLISGQLIALGVLIVLQQTLTTEQLYDWGWRIPFVIGALCAVVALYLRRGMEETESFTKKEKAKESAMRTLMRHPKELMTVVGLTMGGTLAFYTYTTYMQKYLVNTVGMSISDSTTISAATLFLFMCLQPIVGGLSDKVGRRPILIAFGILGTLFTVPILTTLHTIQSWWGAFFLIMAALIIVSGYTSINAVVKAELFPTEIRALGVGLPYALTVSIFGGTAEYIALWFKSIGMETGYYWYVTACIAVSLVVYVTMKDTRKHSRITTD, from the coding sequence ATGGATAACTCCAACTCCCTGCCTCTAGGGTCGGCGGCTGCGCCGGCAAAAGAACGCACCACTTCCAGCCGGATCAAGTCGATTTTCAGTGGCTCGGTCGGCAACATGGTCGAGTGGTACGACTGGTACGTCTACGCCGCTTTCTCGCTGTACTTCGCCAAAGCCTTCTTCCCCAAAGGCGACACCACCGCCCAACTGCTCAACACCGCCGCGATCTTCGCCGTGGGCTTCCTGATGCGCCCTATCGGTGGCTGGCTGATGGGCCTGTACGCCGACCGCAAGGGCCGTAAAGCTGCGCTGATGGCCTCGGTGCTGCTGATGTGCTTCGGCTCGCTGATCATCGCCCTGACCCCAGGTTATGAAACCATCGGTGTCGGCGCGCCGATCCTGTTGGTGTTCGCCCGTCTGCTACAAGGGCTGTCAGTGGGTGGCGAATACGGTACCTCGGCCACTTACCTGAGCGAAATGGCGACCAAGGAACGTCGCGGCTTCTTCTCCAGCTTCCAGTACGTGACCCTGATCTCCGGCCAGCTCATCGCCCTCGGCGTGCTGATTGTGCTGCAACAAACGCTGACCACCGAGCAACTGTACGACTGGGGCTGGCGTATTCCGTTCGTCATCGGCGCCCTCTGTGCAGTTGTTGCGCTGTACCTACGTCGCGGCATGGAAGAAACCGAGTCGTTCACCAAGAAGGAAAAAGCCAAGGAAAGCGCGATGCGCACCTTGATGCGTCACCCCAAGGAACTGATGACCGTGGTCGGCCTGACCATGGGCGGCACCCTGGCGTTCTACACCTACACCACCTACATGCAGAAATACCTGGTGAACACCGTCGGCATGAGCATCTCCGACTCCACCACCATTTCGGCGGCCACGCTGTTTCTGTTCATGTGCCTGCAACCCATCGTCGGCGGGCTATCGGATAAGGTCGGTCGTCGGCCGATCCTGATTGCCTTCGGTATCCTGGGGACCTTGTTCACCGTACCGATCCTCACCACCTTGCACACCATCCAGAGCTGGTGGGGCGCGTTCTTCCTGATCATGGCGGCGCTGATCATTGTCAGCGGCTATACCTCGATCAACGCCGTGGTGAAGGCCGAGCTGTTCCCTACCGAAATCCGCGCCCTGGGCGTTGGCCTGCCGTATGCGCTGACCGTGTCGATCTTCGGCGGTACCGCTGAATACATCGCGCTGTGGTTCAAGAGCATCGGCATGGAAACCGGCTACTACTGGTACGTGACCGCGTGTATTGCGGTGTCGCTGGTGGTCTATGTGACCATGAAAGACACCCGCAAGCATTCGCGGATTACCACGGACTAA
- a CDS encoding flavin reductase family protein produces the protein MSDDIHFYEPANGHGLPHDPFNAIVGPRPIGWISSQDREGRLNLAPYSFFNAFNYIPPIIGFSSVGRKDSLNNIEQTGEFVWNLATRPLAEQMNQSCAPVSPEVNEFELSGLTPVASKVIAVPRVGESPVSFECKVTQIIQLQRADKELVPTWLVLGEVVAVHIAKWLLKDGVYDTAAAEPILRGGGPADYFQLGPEALFKMYRPR, from the coding sequence ATGTCCGACGATATCCATTTCTACGAACCCGCCAACGGCCACGGCCTGCCCCATGACCCGTTCAATGCCATCGTCGGCCCGCGACCGATTGGCTGGATTTCTTCCCAGGACCGCGAAGGCCGCCTGAACCTGGCGCCCTACAGCTTCTTCAACGCCTTCAACTACATTCCGCCGATCATTGGCTTTTCCAGTGTCGGGCGCAAAGACAGCCTGAACAACATTGAGCAGACCGGCGAGTTCGTCTGGAACCTGGCCACCCGTCCGCTGGCCGAGCAGATGAACCAGAGCTGCGCGCCCGTGTCACCCGAGGTCAACGAGTTCGAATTGTCCGGCCTGACGCCAGTGGCCTCAAAAGTGATTGCCGTGCCTCGGGTAGGCGAGAGCCCGGTGTCGTTCGAATGCAAGGTGACGCAGATCATTCAGTTGCAGCGAGCCGACAAGGAGTTGGTACCCACTTGGCTGGTGCTCGGCGAAGTGGTCGCCGTGCACATCGCCAAGTGGTTGCTCAAGGATGGGGTGTACGACACCGCCGCCGCCGAGCCAATTCTGCGCGGCGGCGGCCCGGCGGATTACTTCCAGTTGGGGCCTGAGGCCTTGTTCAAGATGTACCGGCCACGTTGA
- a CDS encoding antibiotic biosynthesis monooxygenase family protein, producing MSTPIPASHMAFIRARTGCSTELGARLSSLIEPGRQAQGCLQFSLQHSLSDPDVWLISGFWSSEQAMSAYFSSPALVIFTELVNDLVIRSMDFQTFTDTSAVNAYGEYLQLAG from the coding sequence ATGTCCACCCCCATTCCCGCGAGCCATATGGCCTTTATCCGCGCCCGCACCGGGTGCAGCACCGAACTGGGTGCACGCTTGAGTAGTTTGATCGAACCGGGCCGCCAGGCTCAGGGTTGCCTGCAATTCTCGTTGCAGCATTCCCTGTCGGATCCGGATGTGTGGCTGATCTCGGGTTTCTGGAGCAGTGAACAGGCGATGAGTGCCTATTTCAGCTCCCCGGCCTTGGTGATCTTTACCGAGTTGGTCAATGACCTGGTGATCCGCAGCATGGACTTCCAGACCTTCACCGATACGTCTGCCGTCAACGCTTACGGCGAATACCTGCAACTGGCTGGATGA
- a CDS encoding AraC family transcriptional regulator produces the protein MSSLEHRPAPLDPDMEKQRAELADIVLRHTCEDGSYATAINSFVLNRHNAPRDFMPVLAQPALCILAHGSKEVRLADETFAYDPLNYLVFSVSMPVAGRIIEASPENPNLSLRLDIDPAQITALIAEAGPMGVPTRPTARGLYVDRLDSQLLDAVLRLTRLLDTPKDIAMLAPLISREILYRLLRSPQGYRLYEIAVANSQSHRVSQAIKWLNGNFEQPLRIDDLAKEVNLSVSTLHHRFKAMTAMSPLQYQKQLRLQEARRLMIAEGLEASAAGYRVGYESPSQFSREYSRLFGAPPLRDLARLRLSV, from the coding sequence ATGTCGTCGCTAGAACATCGCCCTGCCCCCCTCGACCCCGACATGGAAAAGCAGCGCGCAGAGTTGGCCGATATCGTTCTGCGTCACACCTGCGAGGACGGCTCCTACGCCACGGCGATCAATTCCTTCGTACTCAACCGGCATAACGCACCACGGGACTTCATGCCCGTGCTGGCGCAACCGGCGTTGTGCATCCTTGCCCACGGCAGCAAGGAAGTGCGCCTGGCAGACGAAACCTTCGCGTATGACCCGCTTAATTACCTGGTGTTTTCGGTATCGATGCCAGTAGCCGGGCGCATTATCGAGGCCTCGCCGGAAAACCCTAACCTGTCACTTCGACTGGACATCGACCCGGCACAGATCACCGCGCTGATCGCCGAGGCCGGCCCCATGGGTGTGCCCACTCGCCCGACTGCCAGAGGCTTGTATGTCGACCGTCTCGACAGCCAGTTGCTGGACGCAGTGCTGCGCCTGACACGCCTGCTGGACACGCCCAAAGACATCGCCATGCTCGCGCCGCTGATCAGCCGAGAGATCCTGTATCGCCTGTTGCGTAGCCCGCAAGGCTATCGACTGTATGAAATTGCCGTCGCCAACAGTCAGAGCCATCGGGTCAGCCAGGCCATCAAATGGTTGAACGGCAACTTTGAACAACCACTGCGCATTGATGATCTGGCTAAGGAAGTGAACCTCAGCGTCTCGACCTTGCACCACCGCTTCAAGGCAATGACGGCCATGAGTCCGTTGCAATATCAGAAGCAACTGCGCCTGCAGGAAGCCCGACGGCTAATGATCGCCGAAGGCCTGGAGGCTTCGGCGGCGGGGTATCGGGTGGGGTATGAAAGCCCGTCGCAATTCAGCCGTGAATACAGCCGGTTGTTTGGCGCACCGCCGTTGCGGGATTTGGCGCGGTTGCGCTTGAGCGTCTGA
- a CDS encoding ATP-binding protein produces the protein MPTERLNEPRRRFPVPRSLLGRMLLLTLLAVLFAQALSSVIWVSQLRATQLEGLVTSARSLAHSMTASVSYFRSLPVAYRPLVLDQLRSMGGTRFVVTLNDKPLDMAILPETPRKQAVLKAVDEVLRQTLGSDVHVSVEFVSAEDLRIFNAGLKLDELPRSWAHYALTLEPVNPPVLVTQIQLAPGEWLYIASLLPEPYTSLEEQGLPSQQVWFIVLTSAFLLLFIGLLVHWQSRPLKRLARAARDMSLGADVEPVAEGGGSEVVEVGRAFNAMRERISRYLTERSQLFSAISHDLRTPITRLRLRVELLEDEKLQAKFGRDLDELELLVKGALQCVKDTDIHENIEPVDLNYVLDCLVEPYLAPNGNGRVTQHGRALALYQGKPLALKRCMGNLIDNALKYGQNAHLYIEDDGAEFILHVDDEGPGVPEQRLEQVFEPHFRLAGQQQGYGLGLGIARNIAHSHGGEVSLQNLREGGLRVTLQLPRTLD, from the coding sequence ATGCCCACTGAACGCCTGAACGAACCACGCCGGCGGTTTCCGGTACCTCGCTCGCTGTTGGGGCGGATGTTGCTCCTGACGCTGCTGGCGGTGTTGTTTGCCCAGGCGTTGTCCAGCGTGATCTGGGTCTCGCAACTGCGGGCTACCCAGCTGGAAGGCCTGGTCACCAGCGCCCGCAGCCTGGCCCATTCGATGACCGCCAGCGTCAGTTATTTCCGCTCTCTGCCGGTGGCCTACCGCCCGTTGGTGCTGGACCAATTGCGCAGCATGGGCGGCACCCGTTTCGTGGTGACCCTCAACGACAAACCGCTGGACATGGCGATACTGCCCGAGACCCCGCGCAAGCAGGCGGTGCTCAAAGCCGTGGATGAAGTGCTGCGCCAGACCCTGGGCAGCGACGTGCACGTCTCGGTGGAGTTTGTCAGCGCCGAAGACCTGCGGATCTTTAACGCCGGCCTGAAACTCGACGAATTGCCGCGCTCCTGGGCTCACTACGCCTTGACCCTGGAACCGGTTAATCCGCCCGTGCTGGTGACCCAAATCCAACTGGCTCCCGGCGAATGGCTATACATCGCCTCGCTGTTGCCTGAGCCCTACACCAGCCTGGAAGAACAAGGCCTGCCGTCCCAGCAGGTGTGGTTTATCGTGCTGACCAGTGCGTTCCTGCTGCTGTTTATCGGCCTGCTGGTGCATTGGCAAAGCCGGCCGCTCAAGCGCCTGGCGCGGGCGGCGCGGGACATGTCCCTGGGCGCCGACGTGGAACCGGTGGCCGAAGGCGGTGGCAGTGAAGTAGTGGAAGTAGGGCGGGCCTTTAATGCCATGCGCGAACGCATCAGCCGCTACCTGACTGAGCGCAGCCAATTGTTCAGCGCCATTTCCCACGATCTGCGCACACCGATCACGCGTCTACGGTTACGAGTGGAATTGCTGGAAGATGAAAAACTGCAGGCCAAGTTTGGCCGGGACTTGGATGAGCTGGAATTGTTGGTCAAGGGCGCATTGCAGTGCGTCAAGGACACCGATATTCACGAGAACATCGAACCGGTGGACCTCAATTATGTGCTCGATTGCCTGGTGGAGCCTTACCTGGCGCCCAATGGCAACGGCCGGGTGACCCAACACGGGCGGGCGCTGGCGCTCTATCAGGGCAAACCGCTGGCCCTCAAACGCTGCATGGGCAACCTGATCGACAACGCCTTGAAGTATGGCCAGAACGCCCATCTGTACATCGAAGATGACGGCGCGGAGTTCATCCTCCACGTTGATGACGAAGGCCCAGGCGTGCCCGAACAGCGCCTGGAGCAAGTCTTCGAACCGCACTTTCGCCTTGCCGGGCAGCAGCAGGGTTATGGCCTGGGACTGGGCATTGCGCGCAATATCGCCCATAGCCATGGCGGTGAAGTGAGTTTGCAGAATTTGCGTGAGGGTGGCTTGCGGGTGACTTTGCAGTTGCCCCGCACCCTGGATTAA
- a CDS encoding response regulator, translating into MSVTSKSILLVDDDQEIRELLQTYLCRAGFQVRGVSDGAGFRQAMNEAPCDLVILDVMLPDEDGFSLCRWIRQHPRQAQVPIIMLTASSDEADRVIGLELGADDYIGKPFSPRELQARIKALLRRAQFGQERSGGEVLVFDEWRLDMVSHRLFHLDGEEVILSGADFALLKLFLDHPQQILDRDTIGNATRGRDLMPLDRIVDMAVSRLRQRLRDTEKPPRLIRTVRGSGYQLAASVVASNAH; encoded by the coding sequence GTGAGCGTAACCAGTAAGTCCATTCTCCTTGTCGACGACGACCAGGAAATCCGCGAGTTGCTGCAAACCTACCTCTGTCGCGCCGGCTTCCAGGTCCGTGGCGTGTCGGACGGTGCGGGGTTTCGCCAGGCGATGAACGAGGCACCGTGCGACCTGGTGATCCTCGATGTGATGCTGCCGGACGAAGACGGTTTCAGCCTCTGCCGCTGGATCCGCCAGCACCCGCGCCAGGCGCAGGTGCCGATCATCATGCTCACCGCCAGTTCCGACGAAGCCGACCGGGTGATTGGCCTGGAGTTGGGCGCCGACGACTACATCGGCAAGCCGTTCAGCCCGCGTGAATTGCAGGCACGGATCAAGGCCCTGTTGCGCCGTGCCCAGTTCGGGCAGGAGCGTAGCGGTGGCGAGGTGCTGGTGTTCGATGAGTGGCGCCTGGACATGGTCAGCCACCGCCTGTTTCATCTGGACGGGGAGGAAGTGATCCTCTCCGGCGCCGACTTTGCCTTGTTGAAGCTGTTCCTCGATCATCCCCAGCAAATCCTCGACCGAGACACCATTGGCAACGCCACCCGTGGCCGCGACCTGATGCCGTTGGACCGAATCGTCGACATGGCCGTCAGCCGCTTGCGCCAACGCCTGCGGGACACCGAAAAACCACCCCGGCTGATTCGCACAGTGCGCGGCAGTGGCTATCAACTGGCGGCCAGTGTGGTTGCCAGTAATGCCCACTGA
- a CDS encoding glucokinase yields the protein MKLALVGDIGGTNARFALWRDQALHSIRVHATADHASPEEAIQAYLKEEGLALGSIGAVCLSVAGPVSGDEFKFTNNHWRLSKTAFCNTLQVDELLLVNDFSAMALGMTRLQPDEFRVVCEGTPEPLRPAVVIGPGTGLGVGTLLDLGAGRWAALPGEGGHVDLPLSSPREAQLWQHIYNEIGHVSAETVLSGGGLPRLYRAICAVDGHTPVLETPEAVTAAGLAGDPVALEVLDQFSIWLGRVAGNNVLTTGGRGGVYIVGGVIPRFADFFIKSGFAKSFGDKGCMSDYFKGIPVWLVTAPYSGLTGAGVALEQAFA from the coding sequence GTGAAGCTTGCGCTGGTCGGTGACATCGGCGGTACCAACGCCCGTTTTGCGTTGTGGCGGGATCAAGCCCTGCACTCGATTCGCGTCCATGCGACAGCGGATCATGCCAGCCCCGAGGAGGCCATCCAAGCCTACCTCAAGGAGGAAGGCCTGGCGCTGGGCTCCATCGGTGCGGTGTGTCTGTCGGTCGCCGGGCCGGTGAGCGGAGATGAATTTAAATTCACCAACAATCACTGGCGGCTGAGCAAAACTGCCTTCTGCAACACCTTGCAGGTGGATGAGCTGCTGCTGGTCAACGATTTTTCGGCCATGGCCCTGGGCATGACCCGCCTGCAGCCCGATGAATTTCGCGTGGTCTGCGAAGGCACGCCGGAGCCGTTGCGCCCGGCAGTGGTGATCGGCCCGGGCACTGGCCTGGGCGTGGGCACCCTGCTGGACCTGGGCGCCGGGCGCTGGGCTGCATTGCCGGGGGAGGGCGGCCATGTCGACCTGCCCCTGAGCAGCCCGCGAGAAGCGCAACTGTGGCAGCACATTTACAACGAGATCGGCCATGTCAGCGCCGAAACCGTACTGAGCGGCGGCGGTTTGCCGCGTTTATATCGGGCGATCTGTGCGGTGGACGGCCACACGCCGGTGCTGGAAACCCCCGAAGCCGTAACGGCGGCGGGTCTTGCTGGCGATCCGGTGGCTCTGGAAGTGCTGGACCAGTTCAGTATCTGGCTCGGCCGGGTGGCCGGTAACAACGTGTTGACCACGGGCGGTCGTGGTGGGGTGTATATCGTTGGGGGCGTGATCCCGCGGTTTGCCGACTTCTTTATCAAGAGTGGTTTTGCCAAGAGCTTTGGTGACAAAGGCTGCATGAGTGACTACTTCAAGGGCATTCCGGTGTGGCTGGTAACGGCGCCGTATTCTGGGTTGACCGGGGCAGGTGTCGCGCTTGAGCAGGCGTTTGCGTAG